AGTGCATAtgtatgaaataaatatatttcacgtTCACACTTGGGACGCTGATATTTCGTCGAAAGGTCGTGAAATAATTGGTATTTCGATGTAAGTTGCACACATGGTGTCTGCGGTGTGCGTCATATGATTTGGTGTCACACCGAGTCTAGCATGTGACGCGCAGCTGATTGCGCTCGTCCGTCGAACCACCTGTGGCTTGTGAGGCAGCAGAGTGCCCCTGAGTTGCGGAAAAGCATTCTCTAAAATCCGAATGGATGCCACACGAAATTCCGCACTGCGATACCCATATATCCACGGATCGGTGGCAGCGCTGATGATGCATATCAGGCCGAGGTAGAAAACAGTCTGTCCACTCAATGCACTCGAAAAAGTAGCTGCCAGCTGGAACGGGATCCACGTGGCACAAAACAGTCCCACCGTGACCGCCAGAGTGCGCCCATAGCGTGGACCAGACAGCGGATGCTGCCGGAAGGACAATTCTGCTGAGAATATTGCTCGCGCATGAGATCTTGCCACGGCATACACGTAACCGTAACTACCGATGAGGAGTGACGCGCACGGAACGAATAGAACACAAAAGAGGAAGACACGAGATGGCCACAGGACCACGTCTGTGAACGAGCACGATTGGGTGTCTGGCGAGGTTCCTCCTTTAGCAGAATACCAGTAAAGGAAGGGAAAGGAAGACAACAGGAGGGAGTATATCCAGAACAGGGCCACGTACCGCACGACAGAACCGTGCGTGATGATATTGTTGTACCTCAGAGGGGAAGCGAGGCTCGTGCACCGATCCACGGCGACAGCCGTTGCGCTTAGAAGACTCACAGAGCACAACAAGATGAAGAGGCAGTAGGGAAGAAGGCAAAGGGCTGCACATCGCACCTGGGCACGAGAAACTTCGAAATAAAGCCCCGACGGGAGCAAGAGCCCCAGTCCGAAATCTGCTGATGCCAGGGATGCTACAAAGTAGTTGCTGGGGTTGCGGAGACGTTTGAAGCGGTAGACTGCCATCAGGAGTAGGGCGTTGCCGCAGACGATGAAAGCTGAGAGCAGAAAGACTATCAGGACGGCCAGGCTCAGATGAGCGGTACTAGCCCAGGGTCCTGGGTCCGCCCCCGGCGGGGGTAACGCCCATTCCATCACGTCTGCTGCATCGGGAGGGGCAGGGCTGGTAATCCCGCCAGGATCAGAAGGAGGTTCGAGCTGAGGATCTCCAATAGACAAGGTGATGTTGACCCGAGGAATCATAGCTACATTTTCTTCCGATGTGAATcctaagaaaataagaaaaaaaaaagtttgtgcaacttttgaaaccttttttggtagcaagttaaaaatagcattaaaaaaagaagcgGGGAAGTATATAaacacttaaattaaaaatattcggcTTGGAGGAACTTTCCTTTACGTCACAGgtttcctacttttttttctttaagctaCGAGAAAGGATTAAAAGCACAGGAAGTCTAACTATAATCTTGAAACCTCaattccaagtcacgtgataggaGTTACCAGTGAATCATTGAAAGTAAGACTTCTTTCATCAGTTTCAAGCATAACTTGTCCTCTTTTCCGTGTTAGAACCATCCGACATAGGATCTTGATCTCAACGTTTTCTAACCGAAGTATTTCACTTGTTCCCTCCAGGCACGAATCTCCGTTTAAAGTCATAATCATCGCCTTTATTTGTTGACAGATGTTTTGTGATAACCCTTGAAATGTTTCGTTTAATGGTGAGAGtaggagaaaaaatttaaaaataatggtttgGCAAAATGATTATTACTTAGATATGAAAACGAACTCAGCAATACATTTACAAAGAGATTAATCAGTTAAAACTTTAGAAAGTCCCAGTGTggaattatgtcattaattaaaaaaaaagaaaaacctcatgataaaattttttatgcttcttttaTTCTTTGTTATTTTTAGGTAAGAAAAACGCCAATAAACCACTCAGCAGCAAAATAGTTTTGTGATCACTTGCTCAGATCGTCTAGACATCGTTCTGCGATCAACCAGATGATTACGGTTAATCAGTTGGGCACTTCTGACTTACACAAAACTGCTATGATGTTCAGTTGATTTGCCAACTtttctgccattttttttttgaaacgtgtTTTTTACTTACAAAAAGAATGCTGAGTTAGCCCTGTTTTCGATTATttcgaaaaagaattttttttttctgcttcaaacAAGCACCTACACACCACGATCTttccattgaaaagaaaaaaaagaaagaaggggtGCACTTAGATCTGAGCGATTTTTGTTCAGGATAACTGCTTTTAGTTAGAAAAACTGATAATTAAAAATCCAactaaaataaaacgttttaactGTATTACGCACTTATCTTATATTCAGTTTACTTTGATCCCTAAGAGTGTAAGAGGAAAACAGCAAGACATCAAAGAATTATGTTATGTAAAACTGATCTAAGATATATACCACGGTCAGTGAGAATGTCTAACCAACCATATCCTTTGTTTAGAGGAGAAATCGTGGTTCTACTCAACGTGATTATTGTGTTATTTTTGTGTACTTTCTGTACTCGTTTGCAACAAACGCTTATagtcagattaaaaataacaaatcgaAGAAGTAAAACTGCTTTTGATTGCTTTGGTTCTAGGAAGAAAATATTATAACAACCTTCATTGTCTCTTTTTATATCTTTACAAAAGTTGTTTTCTTTGTTATATCGAAACGAAGTAATTAAATAAACTGTCTTGTTCTTGTAGGAAAAGTACATCAAGGATAAATtataactattaattttctgtGACGAGCGGAATGAGAAAATGGGAGTGTTTATTAAGACAGCAAATAACAATTAAATCTTTGCTACGATATCTCTCTAGGGACATATTCTAAAGaacattattagtttttttctttcaaccaagaaaagaaaatggcgtTAATTAGAATATGAGACTAAATGAAAAATCAACACTTATTAGAGAAGAACTTAACGATGCTTCAAAAATGTTAACGTTcgtttgaaaataatgttttcagTTTATAGGCTATTATTTCAGCATAAGagaattcttttttgttttgaacgTCTGTGATATGGTTATTTTGCCTCTAAAAGGATCTGAGTTTCTCCCGGAATTGggcaattaaaatgaaacattgatGTTCTCAGCGACGCATTTTggttatttaatttaattctaaaaaaagtaCAATTCCGAATGTAAGTAAAAATGGTGCATCATAGTTATAAAGGAgagattatttttgaaatttgaaatgaacctcaagaaaaaaggaaaacttatGTGTTGTAATTAAACttgctttaaatttaattgcCTTGAGAAAGCAGAGAGTTCCTTAAAAATATAAACTAGATACTAGAGTATTTTAGTTTACTATTGtatttaatcccccccccccctttttttaaagatGGGATAAAAAGACTTGAATATGAATTTGGAATATGAGTTTGATAACGtttcaaacaaaagtaaagatatttcaaatataatttttaataaacaattgaaataaaaaattaactaaaaaacgGTTAAATATATTGTAACTtggaatatttacttaaaaaattaaacattgtcgATTGAATATCAACCGGCATTCcacaagttttgtttttttttactttttaaacaattgagttacaaattacatttatttcaggtttgtaatttcttttcagTATCAAACAAACAAGGAAAGTTTTATACTACctacttttttcctttaaaaaataaatctatgggaattttttttttagaaaatgagatGATTACCATCACTGATGACTGTTTCAAGTGCTATTTTCACACCAGCTGAACCCTCATTGCTACAAAGTGATCCAAAACTCACCTTACcggatacaaaatattttatttttaaagaagtctaATTTTAAACAAGTTGATTAGTTTGAAACAATATACTTCTTGAAACAACAAGccattttcgtttttatttttcgtACGCACTGACACTTTCAGCAGTTTTTAGTTTGTGGGGCGGTCCCCTCCGTACTCACTGCGAGTCACAGTGATCGTAATCATTGAGTGACATATTATGACGAATCTCAGGAGTCCCACTGAAACTCATTTTTGACTTGTTTCATGTGACTTCACTGTAACGTAACAATTAATTTGTGGCAGTGTGAAGAAGTCACTGTGTGCCGTTACCGCTGACTGATATTCGTTAGGTAAGTTCCTGCAACTTCATGACATCTCACTTACGTTTCGTGATTATTACGCGACAGAGACTGATCTGCAAGCACACAACTTTTTCATACGGATCCCATTTGAAGGCCGTGAGTTCAAGCAATTAAAAGACACACAATTAAGACCAAACACAAACCAAGAAACttagtgttaaaaaataaaaccaacaaCGCTTAAAACACGACAAaacttttgtcggatatttttgcATACacgttacattttttttacacatgcgTGCAACTGTTTGCAGTTGCTGTActattttaaactttcttaaaattacctttgaaataaataaaaataaatttaaaggagaaaaaataagaaacataccaatttatttcaataaattaatGTTGTTTTGTATTTAACAGCTTTTTGGGAAACAAAACATCGTCAATCCAAAATCAATtcagttaaatattaatatttaatgttcaatttttaaacaaaacaactcattgaataagatttaaaattgcattaaaaagcaaaatttacacCAAATGATTCAATTACGCCATTAACATGTAAAACAAtccttaaataaatatattaatttagtaaaactattaaaaattgaacgaaaaagtaaaattaaagaatGCGGAGCCAAATTTAGTTTACAgtgaaatttgaataaaaaagtaaaaaatgaattgttaaaaaatgaataaaaaagtaaaaattgaattattaaaaattgaataaaaaagtaaaaattgaatggtcaaaaattgaattaaaaagtaaaattgaagaaGGAAGAGCCGAATTTACTTTACAGTTGGGACTTAGTGTATAGTTAAGAAATTCAGAgacaatttgaaaagaaaataacaaacaataaatATCAAGCCACACGATACAACAACAAATATGTCAGATATTTCTCCAAATTGAATCTCACCGTCccattttctgtttaataaaagaagAGTCCGTCCAACATCCCGCAGTTATGGAGCTTAGAAACATCCCGGATAAACTTCCTTCGGGATCGAAACGAGATTTAAGAACCGCTTAATGAGACGCCCGCAAAATGACTCGTCTCGGGTAAGAGGACCCATGGGACAGTTGCAATCACTTTTGCCCGGGCACTCTGGCGTTGCCCTTGGCTGCGATGGCATCTGTAACCTAATTGCTGAGAGATGAAATGTTCTGGAAAAATGTTATCTAACTCGTTATTGTAATTCCTGGTATGAGAAATGAGGGGTACTCATGGTGCAATTCGAGACACGGTAATTCGGAGGAATTTGTGCTTAAAAGAGGGAAACGGCAACATTTGGGATTGAATCGAATCGGCCGTTTATGGAAACATGCAAACGACCATATATAACTAGTACTTACAAATAATAAGTTACAGTAAAATGTAACTAGTGCTTTATTGTGTTTGAGGATTTGTTTGTTCAAAAGGACTATCACAATTAAGAAAGAGAGAGTTTGGCATTCACCATTGGTCTATCTTTAAGAGGGAACATATTGCACAAAAAATGTaaccaagagagagagagagatagtgagtcacaacacacacacacacagagagataaattaaaaacgtttttctACAAAATATACTAActgcaaaataaactaaaataa
This window of the Uloborus diversus isolate 005 chromosome 4, Udiv.v.3.1, whole genome shotgun sequence genome carries:
- the LOC129220338 gene encoding adenosine receptor A2b-like, whose amino-acid sequence is MIPRVNITLSIGDPQLEPPSDPGGITSPAPPDAADVMEWALPPPGADPGPWASTAHLSLAVLIVFLLSAFIVCGNALLLMAVYRFKRLRNPSNYFVASLASADFGLGLLLPSGLYFEVSRAQVRCAALCLLPYCLFILLCSVSLLSATAVAVDRCTSLASPLRYNNIITHGSVVRYVALFWIYSLLLSSFPFLYWYSAKGGTSPDTQSCSFTDVVLWPSRVFLFCVLFVPCASLLIGSYGYVYAVARSHARAIFSAELSFRQHPLSGPRYGRTLAVTVGLFCATWIPFQLAATFSSALSGQTVFYLGLICIISAATDPWIYGYRSAEFRVASIRILENAFPQLRGTLLPHKPQVVRRTSAISCASHARLGVTPNHMTHTADTMCATYIEIPIISRPFDEISASQV